In Nocardia sputorum, a single genomic region encodes these proteins:
- the gltX gene encoding glutamate--tRNA ligase, which translates to MTEVRVRFCPSPTGTPHVGLIRTALFNWAYARHHGGAFVFRIEDTDAARDSEESYRAIIDALRWLGLTWDEGPEVGGPYEPYRQSQRKDLHLDVVRRLLEAGEAYESFSTPEEVEARHRAAGRDPKLGYDNYDRDLTPEQIAAYRAEGRPAVIRLRMPGEDLSWHDLVRGETTFKAGSVPDFALTRGTGDPLYTLVNPVDDALMRITHVLRGEDLLSSTPRQLALYAALRRIGVTDFTPEFGHLPFVMGQGNKKLSKRDPESNLFAHRDRGFIPEGLLNYLALLGWGLSEDRDVFSMAEMVEAFDISKVNSNPARFDQKKADALNAEHIRLLAPGDFAHRLREYLTEHGLVGAEIDEKVFAAAAELVQTRIVVLADAWELLRFLFAPAEEFAIDPAAGAKNLGSDATGVLQAAITAVEPLAEWTTEAIEEALKKALIDDLGLKPRKAFAPVRVAVTGSHISPPLYESLELLGRDVTLDRLRSALDWKETGQAAPQG; encoded by the coding sequence ATGACTGAAGTACGGGTCCGATTCTGCCCGTCACCGACCGGGACGCCGCATGTCGGCCTGATCCGGACGGCACTGTTCAACTGGGCCTACGCCCGCCACCACGGCGGCGCATTCGTCTTTCGTATCGAAGACACCGATGCCGCACGGGATTCCGAGGAATCCTACCGGGCGATTATCGATGCGCTGCGCTGGCTCGGGCTCACCTGGGACGAGGGGCCGGAGGTCGGCGGCCCTTACGAACCATATCGTCAGTCGCAGCGAAAAGATCTGCACCTGGACGTGGTTCGGCGTTTGCTGGAGGCCGGTGAGGCGTATGAATCGTTCTCCACACCGGAGGAAGTCGAGGCCCGCCATCGCGCCGCGGGACGCGATCCGAAGCTCGGTTACGACAACTACGATCGTGATCTGACGCCCGAGCAGATCGCGGCGTACCGGGCCGAGGGCCGTCCCGCCGTGATCCGGCTGCGGATGCCCGGCGAAGACCTGTCCTGGCACGATCTGGTGCGCGGCGAGACCACCTTCAAGGCGGGCAGCGTCCCGGACTTCGCGCTCACCCGTGGCACCGGCGATCCGCTGTACACGCTGGTCAACCCGGTCGACGACGCACTGATGCGGATCACCCACGTGCTGCGCGGCGAGGACCTGCTCTCCTCGACGCCGCGGCAACTCGCGCTGTACGCCGCGCTGCGCCGGATCGGGGTCACCGATTTCACGCCGGAGTTCGGTCACCTGCCGTTCGTCATGGGCCAGGGCAACAAGAAGTTGTCCAAGCGTGATCCGGAGTCCAATCTGTTCGCCCACCGCGACCGGGGCTTCATTCCTGAGGGTTTGCTGAATTATCTCGCACTCCTCGGCTGGGGGCTGTCCGAGGACCGCGACGTGTTCTCCATGGCGGAGATGGTCGAGGCCTTCGACATTTCGAAAGTAAATTCGAATCCGGCCCGTTTCGACCAGAAGAAGGCGGACGCGCTCAACGCCGAGCACATTCGATTGCTGGCGCCGGGTGATTTCGCTCACCGGCTGCGGGAGTATCTCACCGAACACGGCCTTGTCGGCGCCGAAATCGATGAGAAGGTGTTCGCCGCGGCGGCGGAACTCGTGCAGACCAGGATTGTCGTGCTGGCCGATGCCTGGGAGCTGTTGCGTTTCTTGTTCGCGCCGGCCGAGGAGTTCGCGATCGACCCCGCGGCGGGAGCCAAGAATCTCGGCTCCGACGCGACCGGGGTATTGCAAGCCGCTATTACCGCGGTGGAGCCGTTGGCCGAGTGGACCACAGAGGCGATCGAGGAAGCGCTGAAAAAGGCGCTGATCGATGATCTCGGGCTGAAACCGCGCAAAGCCTTCGCGCCGGTGCGGGTCGCGGTCACCGGATCGCATATCAGCCCGCCGCTGTACGAATCGCTGGAACTGCTCGGCCGCGACGTCACCCTGGACCGGTTGCGCTCCGCGCTGGACTGGAAGGAGACCGGCCAGGCCGCGCCGCAAGGCTGA
- a CDS encoding DUF5302 domain-containing protein, giving the protein MADSGKPTGADEVKRKFREALERKNQQNARAADHLDGRSKASGAHAAVGHKREFRRKSG; this is encoded by the coding sequence ATGGCGGATTCGGGTAAGCCCACTGGCGCCGACGAGGTGAAGCGCAAGTTCCGGGAAGCACTGGAGCGCAAGAACCAGCAGAACGCCCGCGCGGCCGATCACCTCGACGGCCGGTCGAAGGCGTCCGGGGCGCACGCCGCGGTCGGCCACAAGCGGGAATTCCGGCGCAAGAGCGGCTAG
- a CDS encoding PPOX class F420-dependent oxidoreductase, producing the protein MGVNQRAQIVMSDTEITEFLQRSRIATLATIGPKGTPHLTAMWYALIDGEIWFETKAKSQKAVNLRRDPRVTCMVEAGDTYDQLRGVSIEGRAVIVEDAGKLFAVGVSVWERYTGPYSEEVRPMVEAMLNKRVAVRVVPERIRSWDHRKLGLPAMPLGGSTAQALD; encoded by the coding sequence ATGGGAGTCAACCAACGGGCACAGATCGTGATGTCCGACACCGAGATCACCGAGTTCCTGCAGCGCAGCCGGATCGCGACGCTGGCGACCATCGGCCCGAAGGGCACGCCGCACCTGACCGCGATGTGGTACGCGCTCATCGACGGGGAGATCTGGTTCGAGACCAAGGCCAAATCGCAGAAGGCGGTGAACCTGCGCCGCGATCCCCGGGTCACCTGCATGGTCGAGGCGGGCGACACCTACGACCAGCTCCGGGGCGTCTCGATCGAGGGCCGCGCCGTGATCGTCGAAGACGCCGGGAAACTCTTCGCAGTCGGCGTGAGCGTGTGGGAACGCTACACCGGTCCCTACAGCGAGGAGGTGCGGCCGATGGTGGAGGCCATGCTGAACAAGCGGGTCGCCGTCCGCGTGGTGCCCGAGCGCATCCGCAGCTGGGATCACCGCAAGCTCGGTCTCCCCGCGATGCCCCTCGGCGGCAGTACCGCGCAGGCGCTGGACTGA
- a CDS encoding IclR family transcriptional regulator, with translation MRQHSGIGVLDKAVAVLYAVAEHPSGLNELCARTGLPRATAHRLAVGLEVHRLLARDSNGTWRPGPALAELATSASDPLLEAASAILPRLREITGESVQLYCRDGNARVCVAALEPPVGLRDTVPIGARLPLTAGSAAKVLLAWADPELQRTILADAVFGERALAEVRKRGWAQSAAERAAGVASVSAPVRDAGGSVVAAVSVSGPIDRMGRRPGARWAADLVAAAEALHKRL, from the coding sequence ATGAGACAGCATAGCGGCATCGGCGTTCTCGACAAAGCAGTGGCGGTCCTGTACGCCGTAGCCGAGCATCCGTCGGGTCTCAACGAGCTGTGCGCGCGCACCGGGCTGCCGCGCGCCACCGCGCACCGGCTCGCCGTCGGCTTGGAAGTGCACCGCCTGCTCGCTCGCGACAGCAACGGCACCTGGCGGCCGGGCCCGGCCCTCGCCGAGCTCGCGACCAGCGCCAGCGATCCGCTGCTCGAGGCCGCGTCGGCCATTCTGCCCCGGCTGCGCGAGATCACCGGGGAGAGCGTCCAGCTCTACTGCCGCGACGGCAACGCCCGCGTCTGCGTCGCGGCGCTGGAACCCCCCGTCGGACTGCGCGACACCGTGCCGATCGGCGCGCGGCTTCCGCTCACCGCGGGATCGGCTGCGAAAGTGCTGCTGGCGTGGGCCGACCCGGAGCTGCAGCGCACCATCCTGGCCGACGCGGTGTTCGGCGAGCGCGCGCTCGCCGAGGTGCGCAAGCGCGGGTGGGCGCAGAGCGCGGCCGAGCGCGCGGCCGGCGTGGCCAGCGTGTCCGCGCCGGTGCGCGACGCCGGGGGCAGCGTGGTCGCGGCCGTCTCGGTGTCCGGGCCGATCGATCGGATGGGCCGCAGGCCGGGCGCCCGGTGGGCGGCGGATCTGGTCGCGGCGGCCGAGGCCCTGCACAAGCGCCTGTAA
- the leuC gene encoding 3-isopropylmalate dehydratase large subunit encodes MAEPRTLAEKVWDQHVVARGEGEGASREPDLIYIDLHLVHEVTSPQAFDGLRAAGRPVRRPDLTIATEDHNVPTVDIDKPIADPVSRTQVETLRRNCAEFGVRLHPMGDLDQGIVHVVGPQLGLTQPGMTVVCGDSHTSTHGAFGALAMGIGTSEVEHVLATQTLSLRPFKTMAITVDGAMPAGVTSKDLILAVIAKIGTGGGQGYVLEYRGEAIRAMSMEARMTICNMSIEAGARAGMIAPDETTYEFLKGRPHAPQGADWDAAVAAWEALKTDEGAVFDAEVHIDASQLTPFVTWGTNPGQGAPLGEAVPDPAAFADEVARESAEKALRYMDLEPGTPLRQVPIDTVFVGSCTNGRIEDLRAVAGILKGRHVADGVRMLVVPGSMRVRAQAEKEGLGEIFTAAGAEWRQAGCSMCLGMNPDQLEPGQRCASTSNRNFEGRQGKGGRTHLVSPLVAAATAVRGTLSSPADLD; translated from the coding sequence ATGGCCGAACCGCGCACGCTGGCCGAGAAGGTGTGGGACCAGCACGTCGTCGCTCGCGGGGAGGGCGAGGGTGCCTCGCGCGAACCGGACCTGATCTACATCGACCTGCATCTCGTCCACGAGGTGACCAGCCCGCAGGCCTTCGACGGCCTGCGCGCCGCGGGCCGGCCGGTGCGACGGCCGGATCTCACGATCGCGACCGAGGACCACAACGTCCCGACCGTCGATATCGACAAGCCGATCGCCGACCCGGTTTCGCGCACCCAGGTGGAGACGCTGCGGCGCAACTGCGCGGAATTCGGTGTGCGGCTGCACCCGATGGGCGACCTCGACCAGGGCATCGTGCACGTGGTCGGGCCGCAGCTCGGCTTGACCCAGCCGGGCATGACCGTGGTCTGCGGCGACAGCCACACCTCGACGCACGGCGCGTTCGGCGCGCTGGCGATGGGCATCGGCACCTCCGAGGTCGAGCATGTGCTTGCCACCCAGACCCTCTCGCTGCGGCCGTTCAAGACGATGGCGATCACCGTGGACGGCGCCATGCCCGCGGGCGTGACGAGCAAGGACCTGATCCTGGCCGTCATCGCGAAGATCGGCACCGGCGGGGGCCAGGGCTACGTCCTGGAGTACCGCGGGGAGGCCATCCGGGCCATGTCGATGGAGGCCCGAATGACGATCTGCAACATGTCCATCGAGGCGGGCGCGCGGGCCGGGATGATCGCGCCGGACGAGACGACCTACGAATTCCTCAAAGGACGGCCGCACGCGCCGCAGGGAGCCGACTGGGACGCCGCGGTGGCGGCCTGGGAGGCGCTGAAGACCGACGAGGGCGCCGTTTTCGACGCCGAGGTGCACATCGACGCGTCCCAGCTGACTCCGTTCGTCACCTGGGGCACCAACCCGGGTCAGGGCGCCCCGCTGGGTGAGGCGGTGCCCGACCCCGCCGCCTTCGCCGACGAGGTGGCCCGCGAGTCCGCGGAGAAAGCTCTGCGTTACATGGACTTGGAGCCGGGTACTCCGCTTCGACAAGTACCGATCGACACCGTATTCGTCGGTTCGTGCACCAACGGACGCATTGAGGATTTGCGTGCGGTGGCCGGGATTTTGAAGGGACGTCATGTCGCCGACGGCGTGCGAATGTTGGTTGTACCGGGGTCGATGCGGGTTCGCGCCCAGGCGGAAAAAGAAGGACTCGGCGAGATTTTCACCGCGGCGGGCGCCGAATGGCGGCAGGCGGGCTGCTCAATGTGCCTGGGAATGAATCCGGACCAGCTCGAGCCCGGCCAGCGTTGCGCGTCCACCTCGAACCGCAACTTCGAGGGCAGGCAGGGCAAAGGCGGCCGTACGCACCTCGTTTCTCCCCTCGTAGCGGCCGCGACGGCGGTCCGCGGAACACTGTCGTCGCCTGCGGATCTGGACTGA
- the leuD gene encoding 3-isopropylmalate dehydratase small subunit: MEAFTVHKGIGVPLRRSNVDTDQIIPAVYLKRVTRTGFEDGLFAAWRTDPDFILNIAPYNRGSVLVAGPDFGTGSSREHAVWALSDYGFRVVISSRFADIFRGNAGKGGLLAAQMSQNDVEMLWKLLEEQPGLELVVDLEARTVTAGTVVLPFDIDDYTRWRLLEGLDDIGLTLRREDTIARFEKARPTWKPTTLPVHISQT, encoded by the coding sequence ATGGAAGCCTTCACCGTGCACAAGGGCATCGGGGTGCCGCTGCGCCGCTCCAATGTCGATACCGATCAGATCATCCCGGCGGTCTACCTCAAGCGGGTCACCCGGACCGGATTCGAGGACGGGTTGTTCGCCGCATGGCGGACCGATCCCGACTTCATTCTGAACATCGCGCCTTACAACAGGGGTAGTGTGCTGGTGGCGGGCCCGGATTTCGGTACCGGATCGTCGCGTGAGCACGCTGTTTGGGCGCTGTCTGACTACGGCTTTCGGGTGGTCATCTCATCCCGGTTCGCCGACATCTTCCGCGGCAATGCGGGCAAGGGTGGTCTGCTCGCCGCTCAGATGTCACAGAACGATGTCGAAATGCTCTGGAAGTTGCTCGAGGAACAGCCCGGCTTGGAATTGGTTGTGGACCTCGAGGCGCGCACGGTGACGGCCGGAACCGTCGTGTTGCCGTTCGATATTGATGACTACACCAGGTGGCGTCTGCTGGAGGGATTGGATGACATCGGGCTGACGCTGCGCCGGGAGGACACGATCGCCCGGTTCGAAAAGGCAAGGCCAACATGGAAACCGACGACCCTGCCGGTACATATTTCGCAGACGTAA
- a CDS encoding HU family DNA-binding protein → MNKAELIDVLTEKLGTDRRTATAAVEHVVDTIVRAVHKGQSVTITGFGVFEQRKRAARVARNPRTGETVKVKPTSVPAFRPGAQFKAVIAGKQKLAATGPAVKRGVNAPVAAKKAAAKKTAAKKTAAKKSTPTKAPAKTTAKKAAAKAPAKTTARKTTATKTAAKKAPAKKTAVAKKAPAKKTATKATAAKKTTAAKKTPAKKTAAKKAPARGTR, encoded by the coding sequence ATGAACAAGGCGGAACTGATCGACGTTCTGACCGAAAAGTTGGGTACGGACAGGCGCACGGCCACCGCGGCAGTCGAGCATGTGGTCGACACCATCGTGCGCGCGGTGCACAAGGGTCAGAGCGTCACAATCACCGGATTCGGTGTGTTCGAACAGCGTAAGCGGGCGGCTCGCGTCGCCCGGAACCCGCGTACCGGCGAAACCGTGAAGGTCAAGCCCACTTCGGTACCCGCGTTCCGTCCCGGCGCTCAGTTCAAGGCGGTGATCGCGGGCAAGCAGAAACTGGCCGCGACCGGGCCCGCTGTGAAGCGCGGGGTGAATGCGCCGGTGGCCGCGAAGAAGGCGGCGGCGAAGAAGACGGCGGCCAAGAAGACCGCCGCCAAGAAATCGACGCCGACCAAGGCGCCCGCCAAGACCACGGCCAAGAAGGCCGCCGCCAAGGCCCCGGCGAAGACCACCGCGCGCAAGACGACCGCTACGAAGACCGCTGCGAAGAAGGCGCCCGCGAAGAAGACCGCGGTCGCGAAGAAGGCTCCGGCCAAGAAGACGGCCACCAAGGCCACGGCGGCCAAGAAGACCACCGCCGCCAAGAAGACCCCTGCGAAGAAGACCGCGGCCAAGAAGGCCCCGGCTCGTGGAACCCGCTGA
- a CDS encoding NUDIX hydrolase, whose product MNATTGFEQEGGPFWDPRVTANIYAAGAVLWRESSTGAIEIAIVHRPKYEDWSLPKGKLDPGETPVLAAVREVREETGLECRLGRYLGHVTYPIPGHRKLKRVDYWAAELISGEFTANSEVDVLSWHPLDRVMDQLSYPMDRQVVRAFTRLPARTDTLLLVRHAKAGRRDRFNGPDDQRPLDRDGETQARALTPNLLAFGASQVYSAPPLRCVQTVAPIADKLGVEIAEEALFSEDGYAERPDEAGERFRALVSDKAVRVVCSQGKVIPDLLGRLAERDGLALPSARNRKGSVWVLSFVGHRLVAADHLDRSLSAYDGQS is encoded by the coding sequence GTGAACGCCACCACGGGGTTCGAACAGGAGGGGGGCCCGTTCTGGGATCCCCGCGTCACCGCCAACATCTACGCCGCCGGAGCGGTGCTGTGGCGTGAGTCGTCCACCGGGGCGATCGAGATCGCGATCGTGCACCGCCCCAAGTACGAGGATTGGTCGCTGCCGAAGGGCAAGCTCGACCCGGGTGAGACCCCGGTGCTGGCCGCGGTCCGTGAAGTCCGCGAGGAGACCGGGCTCGAGTGCAGGCTCGGCCGCTACCTCGGACACGTGACCTACCCGATTCCGGGCCATCGCAAGCTCAAGCGGGTCGACTACTGGGCCGCGGAATTGATCAGCGGGGAGTTCACGGCCAACTCCGAGGTGGACGTGCTCAGCTGGCACCCGCTGGACCGGGTGATGGACCAGTTGTCGTATCCGATGGACCGGCAGGTGGTGCGCGCCTTCACCCGATTGCCCGCGCGCACCGACACCCTGCTGTTGGTCCGGCATGCCAAAGCCGGCCGTCGGGACCGCTTCAACGGTCCCGATGACCAGCGCCCGCTCGACCGCGATGGTGAGACGCAGGCGCGGGCGCTCACGCCGAATCTCTTGGCATTCGGCGCATCTCAGGTCTATTCGGCCCCTCCACTGCGCTGCGTCCAGACCGTCGCGCCGATAGCGGACAAGCTCGGCGTCGAAATCGCCGAGGAGGCATTGTTTTCCGAAGACGGGTACGCCGAGCGCCCGGACGAGGCCGGGGAACGGTTTCGAGCCCTGGTGTCGGACAAGGCGGTTCGCGTCGTCTGCAGTCAGGGCAAGGTGATCCCGGATCTGCTGGGCCGGCTGGCCGAACGCGACGGACTCGCGCTGCCGTCGGCGCGCAATCGCAAGGGCAGTGTGTGGGTGCTGTCGTTCGTCGGCCATCGCTTGGTGGCCGCCGACCATCTGGATCGATCGCTGTCAGCCTACGACGGGCAGTCCTGA
- a CDS encoding RNA degradosome polyphosphate kinase, translating to MIVGVSDTETVKQQPLLPTPPPAATPVSADSQGARLPRDRYLNRELSWLDFNARVLALAEDASLPLLERAKFLAIFASNLDEFYMVRVAGLKRRAETGLLVRSADGRSPGEQLELIAARTQEIAVRHARVFLDSVLPALTAEGIAIIDWSDLDEGERERLSGYFQDQVFPVLTPLAVDPAHPFPYISGLSLNLAVTVKDSATGGEHFARVKVPDNVDRFVRVRRTESGSPIAAFLPMEALIAAHLDLLFPGMDVVEHHSFRITRNADFEVDEDRDEDLLQALERELARRRFGSPVRLEVSDDMTEHMLDLLLRELDVDPGDVIQVPGLLDLSCLWQVYGVDRPNLKDTPYVPATPPAFGERETPRNVFAALREGDVLVHHPYDSFSTSVQRFIEQAAADPQVLAIKQTLYRTSGDSPIVNALIDAAEAGKQVVALVEIKARFDEQANIKWARALEQAGVHVVYGLIGLKTHCKTCLVVRREGATIRRYCHIGTGNYNPKTARLYEDVGLLTAAPEIGADLTDLFNSLTGYSRKENYRNLLVAPHSVRSGIIERIQRETELAGRGEDARIRLKANAIVDEEIIDALYRASQAGVPVQIVVRGICGLRPGVLGMSENIEVRSILGRFLEHSRILHFQAQDEYWIGSADMMHRNLDRRVEVMAQVKDPRLTEQLCEVFESALSPTTRCWVLQPDGTWRASPGTSGDGDKIRDHQEFLMRLRRPDQQ from the coding sequence ATGATCGTTGGCGTGAGCGATACGGAAACCGTCAAGCAGCAGCCGTTGCTTCCCACGCCACCCCCGGCGGCGACACCCGTGTCCGCCGACTCGCAGGGGGCGCGGTTGCCACGTGATCGCTACCTCAATCGTGAATTGAGCTGGCTGGACTTCAACGCCCGCGTGCTCGCCCTCGCCGAGGACGCGTCGCTGCCGTTGCTGGAGCGCGCGAAGTTCCTGGCGATCTTCGCCTCGAACCTGGACGAGTTCTACATGGTGCGGGTGGCGGGGCTGAAACGCCGCGCCGAGACCGGGTTGCTGGTCCGCTCGGCCGACGGCCGCTCTCCCGGCGAACAGCTGGAACTGATCGCCGCGCGCACGCAGGAGATCGCGGTGCGGCATGCCCGCGTCTTCCTCGACAGCGTGCTGCCCGCGCTGACGGCCGAGGGCATCGCGATCATCGACTGGAGCGACCTGGACGAGGGCGAACGCGAGCGTCTTTCGGGCTACTTCCAGGACCAGGTGTTCCCGGTACTCACCCCGCTCGCGGTGGATCCGGCGCACCCCTTCCCCTACATCAGCGGACTGAGTCTCAACCTCGCGGTGACGGTGAAGGATTCCGCTACCGGCGGCGAGCACTTCGCCCGCGTCAAGGTGCCCGACAACGTCGACCGGTTCGTCCGCGTGCGCCGCACCGAATCCGGCTCCCCGATCGCCGCTTTCCTGCCGATGGAAGCGCTCATCGCCGCGCACCTGGATCTGCTGTTCCCCGGCATGGATGTGGTCGAGCACCACTCGTTCCGGATCACCCGCAACGCGGACTTCGAGGTCGACGAGGATCGCGACGAGGACTTGCTCCAGGCCCTGGAGCGGGAGCTGGCCCGGCGGCGGTTCGGTTCGCCGGTGCGGCTGGAGGTGTCCGACGACATGACCGAGCACATGCTCGATCTACTCCTGCGGGAGCTGGACGTCGACCCCGGCGATGTCATCCAGGTGCCCGGCCTGCTCGACCTGTCCTGCCTCTGGCAGGTGTACGGGGTGGACCGGCCGAATCTCAAGGACACCCCGTACGTCCCCGCGACCCCGCCCGCGTTCGGCGAGCGCGAGACGCCACGCAACGTCTTCGCCGCGCTGCGCGAGGGCGACGTGCTCGTGCACCATCCGTACGATTCCTTCTCCACCAGCGTGCAGCGGTTCATCGAACAGGCCGCCGCCGACCCGCAGGTGCTGGCCATCAAGCAGACGCTCTACCGCACCTCCGGCGATTCCCCCATCGTCAACGCGCTCATCGACGCCGCCGAGGCGGGCAAGCAGGTGGTCGCCCTGGTGGAGATCAAGGCGCGCTTCGACGAGCAGGCCAATATCAAGTGGGCCCGCGCGCTGGAACAGGCCGGCGTGCACGTGGTGTACGGCCTCATCGGCCTGAAGACGCACTGCAAGACCTGCCTGGTGGTGCGTCGTGAGGGCGCGACCATCCGCCGCTACTGCCACATCGGGACCGGCAACTACAACCCGAAGACCGCACGCCTCTACGAGGACGTCGGGTTGCTCACCGCGGCACCGGAAATAGGCGCCGACCTGACCGACCTGTTCAATTCGCTGACCGGTTACTCGCGCAAGGAGAACTACCGCAACCTGCTCGTCGCACCGCACAGCGTGCGCTCCGGCATCATCGAGCGCATCCAGCGCGAGACCGAGCTGGCGGGCCGGGGCGAGGACGCCCGAATCCGGCTGAAGGCCAATGCGATCGTCGACGAGGAGATCATCGACGCGCTGTACCGGGCCTCGCAGGCGGGCGTGCCGGTGCAGATCGTGGTGCGCGGGATCTGCGGTCTGCGCCCCGGCGTGCTGGGCATGAGCGAGAACATCGAGGTCCGTTCCATCCTCGGCCGGTTCCTGGAGCATTCCCGCATCCTGCACTTCCAGGCGCAGGACGAGTACTGGATCGGCAGCGCCGACATGATGCACCGCAACCTGGACCGCCGGGTCGAGGTGATGGCGCAGGTGAAGGACCCGCGGTTGACCGAACAACTCTGCGAAGTGTTCGAATCGGCCCTCTCGCCGACCACACGCTGCTGGGTGCTGCAACCGGACGGCACCTGGCGGGCGTCGCCGGGGACGTCCGGCGATGGGGACAAGATCAGAGACCATCAGGAGTTCTTGATGCGGCTGCGGAGGCCAGATCAGCAGTGA
- the cofC gene encoding 2-phospho-L-lactate guanylyltransferase translates to MRPHAVHAVIAVKSLDRAKSRLADRLRPEHRARLVLAMLADTVTATAAVGEVVSVTVVTPDPAVAEMARALGAEVHPEPRQSQAEGLNTALAATAAALRGAHGPIDLLALQADLPALRPEELSDMLAAAPRGLRSIVIDHEGSGTAALVVRDPVAALDPRFGPGSARSHIDAGAVDLTGDWPGLRLDVDTPADLDRAVALGAGNATRAVLHDIGWPSGVHEHVPHVC, encoded by the coding sequence ATGCGCCCGCACGCCGTGCATGCCGTGATCGCGGTCAAGAGCCTCGATCGGGCCAAGAGCCGACTGGCCGACCGGCTGCGCCCGGAGCACCGGGCCCGGCTGGTGCTGGCCATGCTCGCCGACACCGTGACCGCCACCGCGGCGGTCGGCGAAGTCGTGTCGGTCACCGTGGTCACGCCCGACCCCGCCGTCGCGGAAATGGCCCGCGCGCTCGGCGCCGAGGTCCATCCGGAACCGCGCCAGTCGCAGGCCGAGGGGCTGAACACCGCGCTGGCCGCCACCGCCGCCGCCTTGCGCGGTGCGCACGGCCCGATCGATCTGCTCGCACTGCAAGCCGATCTGCCCGCCCTGCGCCCGGAAGAGCTGTCGGACATGCTCGCCGCCGCCCCGCGCGGGCTGCGCTCGATAGTCATTGATCACGAGGGCAGCGGCACCGCCGCGCTGGTGGTCCGCGACCCGGTCGCAGCGCTCGATCCCCGCTTCGGCCCCGGGTCGGCACGCAGCCATATCGACGCGGGCGCGGTCGACCTCACCGGGGACTGGCCGGGCCTGCGCCTGGACGTCGACACCCCCGCCGACTTGGACCGCGCGGTGGCCCTCGGGGCCGGGAACGCGACGCGTGCTGTCCTGCACGACATCGGATGGCCGAGCGGCGTTCACGAACACGTTCCACACGTGTGCTAG
- a CDS encoding NAD(P)H-dependent glycerol-3-phosphate dehydrogenase, translating to MTRAAVLGAGSWGTAFAKVLADAGTEVTIWARRPEVAATLASEHRNPDYLSDIPLPPIAATPDPAVALDGADIVVLAVPSQSLRANLAEWKGLIPDDATLLSLAKGIETGTLLRMSQVIEEVTGADPSRVAVLSGPNLAREIALCQPAATVVACSDEDRAVAVQHACATGYFRPYTNTDVVGCEIGGACKNVIALACGIASGMGLGDNSIASLITRGLAEIIRLGVALGAEPVTLAGLAGVGDLVATCASPLSRNRSFGHVLGAGGSMEAAQSATHGQVAEGVKSCTSVRALAERHGVEMPLTTSVHQVCHEGLSVREAVGNLLGRRMKPE from the coding sequence ATGACGAGGGCGGCAGTGCTGGGCGCGGGATCGTGGGGCACCGCGTTCGCGAAGGTGTTGGCGGACGCGGGAACCGAGGTCACGATCTGGGCCCGGCGGCCCGAGGTCGCCGCGACGCTGGCCTCCGAACATCGCAATCCCGATTACCTGTCGGATATTCCGCTGCCACCGATCGCGGCGACCCCCGACCCGGCGGTGGCGCTGGACGGAGCGGACATCGTCGTGCTGGCGGTGCCGTCGCAGTCGCTGCGCGCGAACCTCGCGGAGTGGAAGGGGCTGATCCCGGACGACGCCACCTTGCTGAGTCTGGCGAAGGGCATCGAGACCGGGACGTTGCTGCGGATGAGCCAGGTGATCGAGGAGGTCACCGGTGCCGACCCGAGCCGGGTCGCGGTGCTGTCCGGACCGAACCTGGCGCGCGAGATCGCGCTGTGCCAGCCGGCCGCGACCGTGGTCGCCTGCTCCGACGAAGACCGCGCGGTCGCGGTGCAGCACGCTTGCGCGACCGGATACTTCCGGCCCTACACCAACACCGACGTGGTGGGCTGCGAGATCGGCGGCGCGTGCAAGAACGTCATCGCGCTGGCCTGCGGCATCGCGTCGGGAATGGGCCTCGGCGACAATTCGATCGCCAGCTTGATCACCCGCGGCCTGGCCGAGATCATCCGGCTCGGGGTGGCCCTGGGCGCGGAACCGGTCACGCTGGCCGGCCTGGCCGGGGTCGGGGACCTGGTCGCCACCTGCGCGTCACCGCTGTCGCGCAACCGGTCGTTCGGTCACGTGCTCGGCGCGGGCGGATCCATGGAGGCCGCCCAGTCGGCCACTCATGGCCAAGTCGCGGAGGGTGTGAAGTCCTGCACATCGGTGCGCGCGCTGGCCGAGCGGCACGGCGTCGAGATGCCGCTGACCACCTCCGTGCACCAGGTCTGTCACGAAGGGCTCTCCGTGCGCGAAGCCGTCGGCAACCTGCTCGGGCGGCGGATGAAGCCGGAGTGA